The Fusarium falciforme chromosome 4, complete sequence genomic interval CTTTGCGCACCCGGGGGACAAAGGAAGCAAACACGGGGGCGCCATCATTTTCAATAAACGTGCCCTCCTCCGGCGTATTCAAGAATCAGAGTCTGACCATGGCAAGCCGCGATAACCTGGCCGCTGACGTCTTTTCCCCCGAGATTGACAAGCTCATGGCAACTGATTACCCGACGAGCCCCCTATTTGCTGCCTCTAGCAAGGGGAGGCCCGTCCGATGGACGAGCAAGACCGTGACCTCCAGCAACTCGATGTATGTGACTGCAGTCCtagacgatgaagacgatCGAGACTTTGAAGGCAGTTCTGTAGTGACGCTGGCAACCATCGTTACCGTGACCGACCCTTTCTCACAAGAACCGCTATTTCCACTGCCACCAACGAGGCCAACCACCCGAACCACAACGATGGCAGCAGAGACAACTCCAAGAAACATGTCTAGTTCAGAACCGACATTACCTGTCGAAACATCTGCCAAAACATCGGTCGACAGCGATGGCGCCGCGCCTCCGGCATCAATAGACGACAGATCCCATGGTCTTTCTCAAGGACTTATCGCTGCCATCGCTGTCGGCACGGCCCTTGCTCTAACAGTCACAATATTGATGGCATGGATATGCATTTGGCACAGAAGAAAACAGTGCGACGAGGACAACAGCACCATCTCTCGAAACAACTCCATGCCCATCCTACGTCCGCCTTCCCTCCCGCCGCTGCCGGAGCTAAGCTCCCATGCCGAGCGGACAGACACGCCAAACGACTCCTTGCTCAGCTGCAGCATTCTCAGCGATCCGAGGGAGACACTCTCGCAGGGTGTTCGATCCCCCACGCCCCAGCCTGCTGTGGCAGAGGTCAGAAGCTTCACCCGTACGTGGCAAAAGCCGCGGGTGTATACGGTTGGGGGACGCGGGCCTTCCGAGTTGCAGAGCTCAGAACCCGTGGGCAGTCCGCTGGGGAGGAGCCACGATTCGTCACCCATCTCGCCCGCGCCCGGAATGGACTCGACCTACCCTGGGAGCCATGTCGTGAGTCCTCTATCGCCCCCTTCGAGATATGGCTCTCTGTCGCCCTGGGATAGCggaggacgagaagaaggtcagGGAGGAAGATTCTGAGAAAGGTTGGAGGACGCAGAGATATATGACACTTGGTTTCAGGGGCCGCTTCCCAAACTAGGGGTTTGGTGTCACATAATTTTAATGGACGCATGGATGGATCAGGGGTTGAAACCTGAGGAGATTGGAAGTGTGCGCAAGGAGGCATTTTGTCATTAGAATCTAATCTGCTCGGGGTAATAGGTCGAGGTCGATCTGGAGGTCCTGGTTCCTCAGGCGCTGGCCATGTTTCGACTGCCGAGGGTTGAGCTGGGTAGATGCCTCATGAATGGTACACAGCCCATTAGAACATACGTGTCTATCTACTTTGTTGGCTTTGGCGTGATGTAGTAGGAATAGCCCTCTTCAGTCCTTCGCCGATTGTCCTTACCTAGCTTCTAAGGGCATTAGTGTCTGTTAAAGTCGGCATCATAGGAAGGCATTCGTATGGCCCATGTGCTGACAGTTACATGGGAGGAATAGATAGGAGCTTGGCGAAATGTCCTGAATTTTGTGTCTTggatatatctagatagaCTGGAGAGTGGTAGGCCAGCAAGGGGTAAAATTATGTGCAACTCCAAACTCCGGAAGTGCTGAAACACGATGATATTCAAAATCACTGAATGCGAGGGTGAGCAAGGTACGTTCTCACCAACAATACTCTTTCAAGCACCATCACCCTCATCCTGACCCTTTGCACGTGTGCTTTGCTTGGGTGCAGCAGAACCTGGGTCAACCGTGTCGTTATCATACTTTGACGGCACAAAGGCATAGGCCAGGTTCTCCCGGTCCCTCAGGAACATATCTACCCGTTCATCCTTTGACCGTCCCTGAGCCACTGAGGTCCTCCGGGCGACCTGTTGCCCGATGGCGAGGTTGGACTGGTTTGTCATCTGCATGTAGTCGGCACCCGACTGCTCAACCCTGCTCATCTGAGCAAAGGCCCCGATCATGCACATCACGACGACCAGCGTGGCAAAGAGGCCATTGGACATGTATAAGGGGTCCTTGGGCTTGCCGTCGCGGGCGTCATACCAGCGCTCCCAGTCCTCCCAAGTGGCATTGTTGGCGGCGCTGCCGGCCTGGTGACGCCATGCGCGATCTGCGTTGCGGACTGTCTCGTTCAGGGTCTGTGGGCGGCCCCCGCTCCAGCCCACCCCATGGTTATCGTAGAGCTGGCGCTTAGACGGGTCGCTGAGGAGGTCGTTGGCGGCAACGATGAGGCGATACCGTTCGAGGCGAGTCGCGTGGGGGATGTGATGAAGGTCCGAGGTATGACTGTGCTTGTCGGGATGGTATAGCTTGACAAGTTGGTAGAACCGATGCTTGGTGTATGGATCGTCCGTCCTCATGGCAAAGATCTCGTAGGGGGATGGATAAGTGGTCTTGGGCCATTCGGGGACATGGTCACGATGGGAGCTGCCTCGACGGCCATGGTCAACCGTCGCATATCGTATTTGTTGATGCGCCGAAGAGGCAGTCGACGCGGCGTTGTGTCTCGGAGGCGCCCCTCGAGATGACGTTATGGACGGCAGCGCCGGCACTGCCGTGGCGGGGAAGGGATTGCAAGAGCAGAGGAGGACGGCGGACTTGTTTAGCGGCATGGCGATTGTGATGGATGGCAGGAGCCTGTACACGGTGAGGACATGTTCAGAGCCGCGAGAAGCCAAGTTGTAGCTATCGCGGGATTGAGCATGTTGGAGAGGGAAGAAACAATGGATCAATGGGCGTCACGAGGTCAATTGGCGCATTCCCGCTCACTCACGCGCTGGAAGCTCGGAGTTAGAGGGTAGACTTCCCCACATTTTCGGGGACCTCAAACAATTCAAGTCCCGGCCGAGAATCGGCGAACTTGATCTTATCGATAAAGGGGTGCTGCGCCACAGTCACGAGACATGCCGGCTGGGGATGAGCCTCTCACCGAGGTGAATGTTTCGGTGAAGGATTGTGAGATCCCTGTTGACaagtccttgaccttggcgacATTCCACACCCTGGTGCATTTCCACCATCCATGCCATGTGGCGGGCTTGGCCGATTGATGCTTGGCTGCTTTGCATGCAGAGATCCTACCATTTCGTGATTACACACTATTCTACAATTGCTCTTTAATACAGCTCTCAGTCTCACATCACCAGCACCGGGAGACTGTACTCCTAGTGATTGTTTTACAGACGACTCTACAGACATGGACACTGACGTAAAGatggccaccaccacctgaaTCACTCTTCAACACTCTCGGTAATTACTCTAACCATAACCGAAAGTTCCATTTAAGCGAAGCCCCGAGCATGTCTCCCGAGGACACGGACATGACAAGCGTCCTGTCCGGAAATAACGGCAGACAGGATCATCgacgccatcgtcatcaGTGGCGCCGTGCTAGGCCTGGAGCCCCGATGTGATTAGGATAGACAGGTTTTTTGTGCCTCTTGGGGGGCGCATCAAAGTTTTATGCTTCCCCTCAATGGGGAAACCGGAGAGTTCGGGGGTAAACAACGTGTTTTGGGGAAGAAAGACTGTGAGGGGATTCGACAAGGGGTGGACGGCAGAGCATTGCCGTGATCCATGAAGATCTGCTCCAACAAGAATCTCGAGAACTTCTCTTTTTGTTGTGAGATCAACCGCGACAACTTGTGGATCGTTGTAGCGGAACTCTTCCGATGGTCTCTCCACCCACCACCGACAAGATTCGGTCATTATCTCCACCGCAGGTTTTCCCTACTCTTTGAGAGTGAGCACAGTCTGCTAAGGGAATGATTCGAGCGGTTGCCCTCTGGTTCATGCTGGTCTGTCACCCTTGTTGAGGCTGACGGCCCGCCCGGCTTGGCCAGAGCCTCATCAACCGGCCTTCTTAAAGCCGAAAGCGACCCGGGCTAACAACATCTCGAGTTAGTACGGCCCCGTTGAATTCTACAGCCGAGGTTGTCGATGGGCTGATTTCAAACCAGACCTATTCTCTTGACTCAAGTGAGCAACCAACCATCGCCACACATTACCCATCAACGACCCTCAACGCAACACACGACTCAACCAGACCCCTGGATGATAGGTCCGCTCTCTCCGGAAGTGCTCCATAACGACGTGCCGACAGATCCAGCTTTTCAAGATTTGAGTGTCTGGCAAAGGTTCCGTCATGGCCAACCAAACCTCCACATTGGGGGTCTGCCTCCTCGGCCCTTTGAGTGTCGATTCTGTTAGTCCCGTGGGTCGGATATTCCAAGGAGGCAAAGGTTTGCAAGCAGTTGCCGTGTTGCTCCAATCTCTTTGCTGATCCACCTTCTGATCCCCCAGGAGATGGACAGCCGTTCTCAAGAGCCGGATGGAGTTGGATGTCCGCCCCATCGTCACGCTCAACGTGATGGGGTATGGGGTACTCTCTGGGGTGATGTTTGGGGTTGTGAGGGGGgatataaagtctataaagtCTATACTCTAACCCCAGAGTTGATCAACTTGACCTGTCCCTTAcctgtccttctcctcgatatCAGAAGCTTGATACTTGCCTTGATACAGTAGACAAGATGTCTTCGAGCACCCCCTCTCCTTCCAACGGGGCCAGCACCCCTACCCATTATACCGATAAGGAGGACGATATGCATCACCACTGTGGCCACCACCACGGCCATCATGTACCTCGCACCCATATCCAGAAGCCTCACCAGTCCATGGTGTCGCAGGTCTACGACCCTCCCTTCTACAGAGTTGCCAACCCTGGTCCACTGGGTTTGATCAGTTTCGCTCTGACGACGTTTGTTCTTGGCTTGTATCAGTGCGGTGCTGGGTAAGTTGAAATAGTCATGCTGAATGCTGGGGGCTGTGCTAACTCTGTGGATAGCCTCCCTGGATCGAACCCCTTTGGCGGCGTCGGCCCTGACCAAGCCATCTTTGGATTGGCTGTCTTCTTTGGCGGCATTGCTCAGTTCTTTGCTGGATTGATGGAGTTCCGTGTCGGCAACACCTTCGGTACAACCGTCCATTGCTCATACGGCGCCTTCTGGCTCGCCTTTGCCATGTTCTTCGTGCCCGACCTCGCCATCAAGGACGCATACAAGGGAGACGACCGTGCCTACAGCTTCGCCCTGGGAatcttcctcatcctgtGGTGCTTCCTGacgctcatcttcttcatcgccgCTCTCAAGACCAACATTGCCATCTTGCTGGTGCTTGGCTTCCTATTCCTGgctttcctcttcctcagctTGGCTCAGTTCCTGCAGACCAGCCACCCTGTCGCTGCTATCCGGATTAATAAGACGGGAGGAGCGTTTTCCGTCATATGTGCATTCCTGGCATTTtatgctggtgctgctggtaTCATGACGGAGGATACCACTTGGGTTAGGTTTCCTCTTGGTGAGATTAACGTCCAACCCAAGAAGACAAACATTGCTTGAGTATTGGTTGGTTAATGGAAGATTGCATGACTTGTGGATTGATACCCAGAGGATAGGATAATGGAATGAATGAAAATAATATCACAACAATAATGACGTAATTGTTGATGGTTCTGCTTGGCATGTCTTCAGCACCAATCGACTCGTTAACACCAATACTTGTTGAAGAGGACTCATTTAGGAATGTCTTGATGCTTGAATTACTTCCCCAACCgtatgatgatgatgcatgGCTTATAAAAGTACAACAGGCCATTGACAGTGACCCTCATTATCCCCAATTGCACCCTTTTTACAACTtgttcttgatctcctcggTGGCGCCCTtcaccttgcccttggcctccttggcagCACCCTTGGCTTCACCCTTGAGCTCGCTGGCCTTTCCCTTGGCCTCGCCTTTCAGCTCGGAAGCCTTGCCGCTGACATCGCTGCCTGAGATGTCCTGGGccgtctccttgaccttgccggtGACGGTTTCTGTTAGTATGTGTCAGCTGTGTTCATGACGGGGTATTGTGGGGGGGATCTGACCTCCTGCCTCGATGCCGTCGACAATCTTGTCGCTCACGGCGCGGTCAACCTTCTTGGCGGCATCCTTGACAACCTCGGAGGCGGTCTTTTGAGCGGCGAAGCTGGTGGTGAATGTTCGCGGCGCCTGGACGGCGATGACGCGGGGAGCGAGGGCGGCACGGCGGAGGATGAAGGACATGATGTCGGCttttgttggtgttgtaaATGGAAGTAGGAGATTGTTTGTTTATGGTGTGAGAGGTTCAATTGGTTTAATTAAGAAACAGAGCTTCAATgacaagagaagaaaaaagtgCTGGACAGAGCATTGTTATATCACTGTATGACGAAGGCGGCCATTGACCTCGTCATGACATCATGACTTGGCGGGGCAAGAGCTCCTGGGAAGGGAGAGAGGCTTGTTGCGGCGCGACCCGACACGTGAAGAGCATGTAGCAATGATGACGCAGGGAGGCTTTTTTAAAGCTGGAGTACAGCAAAGCTCTGCCAGGCCATCGAGAGATTCCGTGGGCGATCGTAGAACAAGGGGGAATGCAATGCTGTGGGGAAGCTTGTAAGTGGAGGCTAACCTTTTGGTGAGGCTGGTTGTGATGCGCATGGCTTGAGACATGGATATTTTGAATGCGCGTCTTGGATCAATTGAGGATAGTCTCTGCGTCACATGATGTTTTCCAAGTTCTCGACTGCATAAACCAACTTCTCTTGCTTGCAATTGCTCTCGCGAAGGCATCGCCAAGTGGATACATACAGTATCATGATCCACCAAAATATTGTATCCACCAAGTCTAAGAGTATCTTGATCTAATCCACTAACAAACGTCATGACTAGTCCAATCTTATGCTTCATCAATCATAATCATAAATGCGATATCACATCAATCATCACCTCGTCCAATTCCTTTCCCCTTTGAGCCATCATTATCAACTCGCTGTTGCGTTGCCGCATTCTCTTCCACATCCTGACGGTCTAGATCCGTCAACTCTAGCCGAGATCCTCGAACCATGAAGCCTCCCCCGCCATTCGGCTCGGGGTCGTACTTgacatcgtcgtcctcgcaTTCTTCGTCCGCAGACGTCCCCACTCGACCGTTTATAACGTTGTCGATACGCAGACGCGGCGGGCCCGAGTTAAGCCTCAAGCCGTTCTTGGGTGGTCCAGCTGCATATGCAGTCAGCAAATAACTCGATCAGAAACAAGCCATTGGGAGACTTACAGAGCAGGAGATCGAATAACTTCACAATGACAGGCCCCCACACCGTCACAGCAATGATCTGGCCGTACGACCATCTGTTGGCCGCGAAACTTTCAGAGTTAATGACCTTGGTGAGTGAGATCATGTATAGAATATTCACAACCAGGTAAGCGACCTCGAGGATCCTCCAGAACCATCGCTTGATGAAGAGTCCACGCCGCTGTTTTCCCCATCGTGGCCACCGTCCCAGCCGGAACGATCCGAACTGGACGTGCTTTGTGAGGTGGTGCTTTCGCAACGTCCAAGCGAACTGGTCCACTACCAATGCTATGATGGCCACGCTGTCGAGAATGAGAAACACCATCTTGTACAAGAGAGGATgggggaagaagctgaaagcCTGCCCATCAATTCCTCGAGTCGCAGCGCAATACGTTCGCGGGCTCGGATTCAAACCGCACCCTTTGATCTCCTTTTGGCCCTTGAATAAAGCAAAAGCATCCTTGAAGTAGATCTTTTGTGTCGTCGCAACAATGGCGAGAAGATACTCCATAAAGAACCCCAGGAACGTGTGCCAATTCCTAATACCCTCGTGGTGCAAGCAGACCTGAATGAGAAACATAGGTAGAACCCCATTCTGACTGACGTGATAGGCAATGGCGGCATTGACCACAATCTCGCCCCAAAAGGTTCCCTCCTGAGAGTTGACAACAATAGCGAGGATAGAGGCAATCTGGACGGCAAACACGAACCAACACTGTGCCTCTTGGAACTCGACCAACGTCGTCGCAATGGCGATACTTGTACGTGAGAGCCCCCCCGAGTCTCTCCAGATCATGCTCTCGATGCGCGTGAGACTTCGCTTTAGACGGTAAGGTTTGGGCTCAGACTTGCGCTTGTTTGGACCTTGGGTGATGCGGACCCAGAGGGTGAAGCCTTTAAGGAGGAGATAGAGCGCTGCGGCGAAGCTGACTTGCAGGACATATGAGATGAGAACCTGGAAAAGTCAGCGTCAAGACTGAGAAGAGGTCATATTAGTCTTACACCAGGCCCAAAAATATCGGGGTTGATTTCAGCTGCCAGCTCTGGGCAAAAGtcatccatggcatcaaATATTTCCTGGGCGCTCGATTCTCCATATGAGAGGGCATCAATGCTGCGGCTACAGGGCTTGCTCAGTCCATCATTCTCACATGCATCCTGAGCGCAGGTGATGAGAG includes:
- a CDS encoding J domain-containing protein, producing the protein MPLNKSAVLLCSCNPFPATAVPALPSITSSRGAPPRHNAASTASSAHQQIRYATVDHGRRGSSHRDHVPEWPKTTYPSPYEIFAMRTDDPYTKHRFYQLVKLYHPDKHSHTSDLHHIPHATRLERYRLIVAANDLLSDPSKRQLYDNHGVGWSGGRPQTLNETVRNADRAWRHQAGSAANNATWEDWERWYDARDGKPKDPLYMSNGLFATLVVVMCMIGAFAQMSRVEQSGADYMQMTNQSNLAIGQQVARRTSVAQGRSKDERVDMFLRDRENLAYAFVPSKYDNDTVDPGSAAPKQSTRAKGQDEGDGA